In the genome of Pirellulales bacterium, one region contains:
- a CDS encoding DUF1573 domain-containing protein: MSFQEITLARETRLLTLDTISCTISIDKKYLTGARPFRYSHAIDGRITLEGHMAMPSRRFVPVFAALAIAVAVTIVTYATVRFGSFNVARAYIRGDAVAVDRTTFDLGQIKSSVPLDVVVPVRNLGADGLRITGSRATCGCVHVASKLPLLIEPGAIGVVRLSVEADEEEREFEERIKLFVDVADPIVVTVKAVVK; the protein is encoded by the coding sequence ATGTCATTTCAAGAAATTACATTAGCTAGAGAAACTCGTTTGTTGACGCTCGACACCATTTCATGCACCATTTCCATTGACAAAAAATACTTGACAGGGGCGCGTCCGTTTCGCTACTCTCACGCCATAGATGGGCGGATTACACTGGAGGGGCACATGGCGATGCCCTCGCGGCGATTTGTGCCCGTGTTTGCAGCTTTAGCTATCGCAGTGGCGGTTACGATCGTCACTTATGCGACGGTGCGATTCGGCTCATTCAACGTCGCCCGCGCGTACATCCGAGGTGACGCCGTGGCGGTTGATCGCACAACGTTCGATCTCGGTCAGATTAAATCGAGTGTCCCCCTTGACGTCGTAGTGCCCGTGCGCAATTTGGGCGCGGACGGGCTGAGAATCACGGGCAGCAGGGCGACGTGCGGTTGCGTGCATGTGGCATCAAAATTGCCACTTCTAATTGAGCCCGGCGCGATCGGGGTCGTGCGGTTATCGGTCGAGGCCGACGAAGAAGAACGTGAGTTTGAAGAGCGCATCAAGCTTTTCGTCGACGTAGCCGACCCAATTGTCGTTACGGTCAAGGCGGTTGTTAAATGA